The sequence GTAGCATGTTTTGCACTGAAAAACTCGAGGGCATTTAATTTGACAAAAGCCCTTCTATCAGCGTATACTAACTGTGGGATGCAGGAAAATAAGGCTCAGAGaagaaaatcattttatatttttttcaagatttatTAATAACTGCTTGTGGTAAAAGGAACAAACCATTATTAACGTATGTCACAAATAAATTATTGATAAACTAAAAGAGAGACAACTGCATCTTATTTTCAGTTCAGTCAAGAGGTTTCAAGATTTGTACAATCATATATAATGTAATACTCATTTTGGACAATGAACATTGCATGtcatataaaatattacaattaacaataaaaaaatgaaactgaacaGATGTTTAACATCCTACAAAGTAAGTGAATGTCTTTTCACAGGATGGTTCTCTGATAAAGATGATGATATTTTTGGTTTTGTACATACTACCCAATGTTTGCGATGTGATTGTACACTCAGATTCAAGTTCTGTGTTTGTGCACCAATACAGCCATGCATTCTCCAGCGTTTAGCTTTAAATGACGGGGGCTGAAAGAAGTGATTATCATAATGTttacaataatacaaaaatatgaGTAGTAACATCGTAACGTAACCCTAACCTGTAAATGTTTGCCCTGACATGAGTTTTTCTCATTCCGCTTGTGACTGCATCTGCTTGCAGAAGGCCTCGAACTGCTGCTGTTCAAGTTCAGTCATGACTTTGTTCAGGGCGTAAATCTGGAATACACCACAAACAGATGAATTGATCAGAAATTTGCAATTTAAACACACAGAATTCAAGAGACTGTTTTTTGAATTTTTGACAaatgaatatgaaatatttaagtCTGCACGATTTGAGCACTccagtgtcatatgatccttcagaaatcattctaatattttgatttgatgCTCATGAAACATTatgatcaatgttgaaaacagttgtgctgcttcctatttttgtggaaacagtgatgcattttttcaggatactctgacaaaagaaaagcatttatttgaaaccaAAAACCTTTACTGTTACctctgatcaatttaatgcatcattgatggataaaagtattcatttcttttgggaaaaaaaaacattgtactGACTACAGACTTGAACGGTagtgcatttacatttaaaaggaAGAAATGACAACATGAATGTGAAATATTTAAGTATGCACTATTTCAAagtagggttgcaaaattccaggaattttcaaagctggaaattttccatgggaattaacaGGAATATATGGGAGTTAATGggaataaacagggaatttgcaaaattgcagATTAGCCTGAAAGTAgttgaaaaaaaacatcttgcagcataattttggttaaaacaaccatattTAATGCAGTTTTAGTTGAATTTTTACCCTGCACATTCCTCAATCACATTCAGACAGCACACTACTTACTGCAGGGCTATTGAGGAAACACCccctgcatgcactgtgcattCCCCCAAtccataacatgcacatttgatcacaaatacagaaaaaactgtaatattatgaaacataactacaatttaaaataatggttttctattttgatatacataaaaatataatttatttctgtgatccaagctgaattttcagcatcattactccagtcttcagtgtcacacgatccttcagaaatcatctaatatgctgatttattatcaatgttggaaacagttgtgctgcttaaattttttttataacctgtgatacttttttcaggattttttgatgaataaaaatgtaaagaacagcgtttatttaaaatagaaatcttttgtaacaatatacactaccgttcaaaattttggggtcagtaattttctttctttcttttttttttgaaaagaaattaatacatttattcagaaAAAATGTGTGAAATTGATAAACAAGTGATATTTAAAGTGATACTGTTAGAAAAgaattctattttgaataaattctgttctttttaacttttcagTGAATCCGGAAAATAGTATTACAGGTTCCAAAACAATATTCAGCAGCAACAATGATAATAAcagagtatcaaatcagcatattagaatgatttctgaaggatcatgtgacactgaaataaataacacataacaattgctgcaataaaaacatatttattttacatatttaccaAATTAGAACTAATTGAATGCGAAAAATAAATCactgttatttcatgttatgaccaaactaaatttttatatttgtttttatatgatacattttatataaatattataaatattataaatttatgtacatttcccaaaatttccaaATAATTCCTataaattcctgttaagtttccaaaACTCCCCAGGTTAAGTACCCCTGAAAATTTACCGGAAACTTTCcgcccctttgcaaccctatTTCAAAGTCACTAAATGCAAGTAAAAGAGTGACAGAATAGAAGCACAAGACGCTTGTTGAAACTCTCAAAACATAATCATCaggttttgttcatgtttttctgtTATAAGAATGACATACTAAATACAAAGACATTCTGACGTTTAGattaattgtttaaataaacaaactttcactcaaattgtaaaaaaattataGCAAAAtactggtagtgaattacacaACTGAATTACCATCTTTTTTTGATTACTATCATAAGAGGTAAACTTAAGGCAGGATTTCCATGCAGAAATCAATCAAATAGGACTATATATAATCATCATCAGTATATGAGGATGAAGGGGGAGTGTCACCTCTGCTCTCTGTCTCTGCTTCAGCTCCTGTTGGGCTGATTTCTGTTTGGTTCTGTCTCCACGGGTCGGCGTTTGCTGTTTCTGTTTGTCTTTTCGACATGCTGGCTCCATTTTAACATCAGATGGACACAATCTGGAGTCAAGAGGATATAAAAGTCACAAATTAAGCAATTCGGTTTTTCAAACTGCCACAAACCCCCAAATATGATCCTCATGCGAGAGACAAAATTTTATCTATATAGTTTGTGTATACTGTGATAAATTAATATCATTAACgtcaaaatattatttgaattatAAGTCTAAAGTtacattatttcattttctactaCTGTTAGATGTACTGtagatgtattattattttttctctcgttcatttacttttttatttttcattcttctatttttttacactgtttttCTCTAAACATTACCATCGAATAAGTTTCATTTCCTGTGGATCCCTGGACACCAGTTTAGAAACAGATCGTATAGATTATTAAATAACACCATGTGTGGaaggtttatttttatttctatgattaaaatacacaaaaataagTGCAATACATCTCATTCGAATAATAAGCCACAAGTTTTCTGGCAAATAGCATAGCTACTAAGTCCTGTCAAAAATGTGAAACAACATTGTTTATTATCAAACCGCACACTCATTCTGTGAAGACTATAAGATATGCAAACAAAACgaagaaaataaaatgtctAAGGGAGTCTTACCTTATGATTTCTAACGAAAACAATTCAACAAAGATGAGGCTAGTTTGGTTTAGCAAGTTTGGCGTCACTGATAAATAAACCCGGTTAGAAAATGAAGCAGCTACAAGGTTCCTATTAACGTTCCGTTCCTAAAAGGTTTTTATTCAAACGTCCAATTACACAAAtgtaccttttattttattttatgcataaAATCTGTAACCTCAACtaatataaacaacaaaaacaaaaatataaataaataaccaaaCAAACGATTGAACTgtattaaactattaaactattaaataaaCTGCATCCAGGTGCTGTAACTGTAAATATGTATAATAACTTATTTGTTTatgcagatttttttgtttatacagttgcaagaaaaagtaagtgaaccacttgcagaatctgtgaaaatttgAATaactttaacaaaataagatagattatacaaaatgcatgttattttttatttagtactgtcctgagttagaaaaaaagaaaattttattaaatttatttgttaatttattaaaatgaccccgttcaaaagtttctgatccattgattctcaatactgtgtgtggttacctgatgatccacgactgtttttatgttttgtgatggttgttcatgagtctcttgtttgttctgagcagttaaactgagctctgttcttcagaaaaatcctccagctcctgcagattcttcagttttcaagcatttttgcatatttgaaccctttccagcagtgactgaatgattttgagatccgtcttttcacactgaggacaactgagggactcaaacacaactattaaaaaaggttcaaacattcactgatgctccagaaggaaacacgatgcattaagagtcagggggtgaaaactttttgaatttgaagatcaaggtaaattatCCTTAATTTTTCTTCCagaaaacatgcaagtatcttctgttgcttctgaggggcagtactaaatgaaaaaaaaaaaaaagaagatatttcaacaaaataagaaaaattgggacatcttcatcctgttcaaaagttttgacCCCCgactcttatttatttatttatttatttggggttttttttggtcAACAAGCGAAATTCCATTTGCATCATTTTGCACAGGAAAGCATGAGACTCACAGGTACATACATACAATTGTTCATATGCATGTACAAATACataaccaaaataaaataattacaagatcattaaaaaaaaaaatagaataaaaaataaaaataaaaaacaagatGTTTACACTCTTATTGACCAAAAGGTGTAGGCTGAAGCTAAAGCTTATTATGCCTAaccttaaaggtgatagagaggattttttcgtcgactgagaaaccaaagactgttagtgagtttttgaaatgagtgcatgcggaagaacaacccccctccttcacagctcatttcaaaggaacgcctc comes from Chanodichthys erythropterus isolate Z2021 chromosome 6, ASM2448905v1, whole genome shotgun sequence and encodes:
- the svbp gene encoding small vasohibin-binding protein, encoding MEPACRKDKQKQQTPTRGDRTKQKSAQQELKQRQRAEIYALNKVMTELEQQQFEAFCKQMQSQAE